Proteins encoded by one window of Juglans regia cultivar Chandler chromosome 15, Walnut 2.0, whole genome shotgun sequence:
- the LOC109012242 gene encoding protein FAR-RED IMPAIRED RESPONSE 1-like encodes MARINSSLNDEGGYTLTKVKLDHIDVCSPGKARYFRCFNNVDARVAKRLEINNEASIRVSKNLKVVVVEVGAYENVPFGENECWSYIVKALQLRLEVGGVETLCNYFQDMQSKNLDFYYRIDVDHELWLKNVFWTNARSRVVNESFGEVITFDTTYLTNAYKIPFALFVGVNYHAYVRDTFWAGISMTQRSESMNALFNDYVNSKTTLKQFVDQYDSALRRNGGRYTFVVADVVQVHDDLLKHANYTVKLGKSTVPSKYILDWLRKDVKSKYTFVKSNYDTSNNHDAQRYDRIQNYFYELCSNASKVESSTGKLISQLEHLKVEYPSIVDHDTSNTVDPSTTMEGMTGKVLNSLIVRSKGRPPSRRKVHPIEKTFKKPSTRRRL; translated from the exons ATGGCTAGGATTAATTCATCCCTGAATGATGAAGGTGGATATACCTTGACTAAAGTAAAATTGGATCACATAGATGTTTGTAGTCCAGGAAAGGCAAGATATTTCAGATGCTTTAACAATGTTGATGCTCGTGTGGCTAAAAGACTTGAAATAAATAATGAGGCAAGTATACGAGTGTCAAAAAATCTCAAGGTTGTGGTTGTTGAGGTGGGGGCTTACGAGAATGTACCATTCGGGGAGAATGAGTGTTGGAGCTACATTGTCAAAGCACTTCAGCTTCGCCTAGAGGTTGGAGGTGTTGAAACTCTATGTAACTATTTCCAAGATATGCAAAgtaaaaatctagatttttacTATCGGATAGACGTGGACCATGAGTTGTGgttaaaaaatgtgttttggACAAACGCCCGAAGTAGAGTTGTGAATGAATCATTCGGAGAAGTGATTACATTTGACACAACATACCTAACTAATGCGTACAAGATTCCATTTGCACTATTTGTTGGTGTGAACTATCATG CCTACGTCAGAGACACATTTTGGGCAGGAATATCAATGACACAGCGGAgtgaaagtatgaatgcattATTTAATGATTACGTTAATTCTAAGACAACTCTGAAACAATTTGTTGATCAGTACGATTCAGCTCTAAGGAGGAAT GGTGGTAGATATACATTCGTAGTTGCCGATGTGGTTCAAGTGCATGATGACTTATTAAAACATGCAAACTACACTGTTAAG CTAGGCAAGAGTACAGTACCATCAAAATACATCTTGGATTGGCTGAGGAAGGATGTAAAATCAAAATACACATTCGTCAAAAGCAATTATGACACGAGTAATAACCACGATGCCCAGAGGTACGATAGGATACAAAATTACTTCTATGAATTGTGTTCCAATGCTTCAAAGGTCGAGAGCAGCACTGGAAAATTGATTAGCCAACTAGAGCATTTAAAAGTAGAATATCCGAGCATTGTTGATCATGATACTAGCAATACAGTTGATCCATCTACTACCATGGAGGGAATGACAGGAAAAGTTCTTAATTCATTAATAGTTCGGAGTAAGGGAAGACCACCGTCTAGAAGAAAAGTGCACCCCATCGAGAAGACGTTTAAGAAACCTAGTACGAGAAGGAGATTGTGA
- the LOC109012221 gene encoding uncharacterized protein LOC109012221 — translation MSPSNGNGNGSGGGNGANYIEHQVSKLDTLAGVAIKYGVEVADIKRINGLATDFQMFALKTLQIPLPGRHPPSPLVSNGSTSPGEHSSRKAPPCLGQSNMLGSLQSLRVKAPQKRVSPAMSTLQNYYNLKSPYFKGAAEGTEMAVYKTERNSDNGYLPENGVVTEHVPCADPGDGDGEKSDEKYVRRRSKPEVDTRAGTPERLLNGENSGGSSGFSVSTGKGLAMRPKSASRTTLVDSESGWLNSIPVVLGDSLIADGLAAVRKSSSTSSLKDQETNTSTSAWPTSKWSLKTDLQALSAAAITRPIFDGLPKPICGRRNKAALD, via the exons ATGTCTCCGTCGAATGGTAATGGTAATGGCAGTGGAGGAGGAAATGGGGCGAACTATATAGAGCACCAAGTATCCAAATTGGACACCCTCGCCGGTGTAGCCATCAAGTACGGTGTTGAG gTAGCTGACATTAAAAGGATTAATGGCCTGGCCACAGATTTTCAAATGTTTGCTTTGAAGACATTGCAAATACCATTACCAGGAAGACATCCACCATCTCCCCTTGTGTCAAATGGGTCTACTTCTCCAGG AGAACACAGCTCCAGAAAAGCACCCCCGTGCCTGGGACAATCTAACATGCTGGGATCATTACAGTCCTTAAGAGTGAAAGCACCTCAAAAGAGGGTGTCTCCAGCCATGAGCACATTACAGAATTACTATAATCTGAAATCTCCATATTTCAAGGGTGCAGCTGAAGGAACAGAGATGGCAGTCTACAAAACCGAAAG AAACTCAGATAATGGTTACTTGCCTGAGAATGGTGTGGTGACTGAGCATGTGCCTTGTGCTGACCCTGGAGATGGGGACGGTGAGAAATCTGATGAAAAGTATGTCCGAAGGCGTTCAAAACCTGAGGTTGATACCAGAGCTGGAACACCAGAAAGGTTGTTGAATGGAGAAAACAGTGGTGGGAGCAGCGGCTTCTCAGTTTCTACGGGTAAAGGTTTAGCAATGAGGCCCAAATCAGCAAGCCGAACAACATTAGTTGATTCAGAGTCAGGATGGTTGAATTCTATTCCAGTGGTGCTGGGAGATTCCCTTATAGCTGATGGGCTAGCTGCAGTACGTAAATCATCAAGCACATCAAGCCTGAAAGACCAGGAAACTAACACCTCAACCTCTGCTTGGCCAACTTCTAAGTGGAGCTTAAAAACAGACTTGCAAGCTCTATCAGCTGCAGCCATCACCAGGCCAATTTTTGACGGCTTACCAAAACCAATATGTGGCCGCAGGAATAAGGCTGCCCTTGATTAG